A part of Criblamydia sequanensis CRIB-18 genomic DNA contains:
- a CDS encoding bifunctional acetate--CoA ligase family protein/GNAT family N-acetyltransferase — protein MENKSSPDQFDPSQNFLEPSFQPLDPLFKPKSIALIGAKDDIGSVARTILINLTSARFKGPIYPVNPKREEVLGLKCYPSIESLPIAPDLAVIVTPAVTVPKIIAELGLKKVPSVIVISAGFKEIGRKGEALEQEIKKLIKANNIKLIGPNCLGVMNPSANLNATFAKGMALDGSIAFISQSGAMCTAVLDWSFSERIGFSSFVSVGSMADVTWGDLIHYFGDDPKTKSILMYMESVGDARSFLSAARQIALEKPIIVIKGGRSQAAANAAASHTGSLSGSDDVFDAALLRAGVLRVETISELFDMASALSRQPLPKGNKLAIITNAGGPSVLAVDSLILNGGALSPLEEETKEKLNQFLPAAWSHSNPVDILGDASSERYFKTLEVVVKDKTADGLLVVLSPQDMTDALGIAASLRPFAEIKDKPIITSWMGGDSVKQGARLLNETGIPNFAYPDDAAWCFAKMWSYSHNLSLLYETPVSLGIDKEWLAKRKKGLQILQKAIDENRSLLTEFESKELLQIYDIPTVRTIIAKDETEAMKAASEIGYPIVVKLHSETITHKTDVGGVKLNLKNEKEVQEAFLEIQNGLKKRGLEKDFQGVTVQKMILNKGFELILGSSTDPQFGPIILFGMGGEMVEIFKDSSLALPPLNEKSAEKLMEQTKIYQALKGFRGKKAVDLETLKRTLIAFSDLILDLNRIKESDINPLIVTEEGVIALDARFVLEDKIVKDEDLPKPAIRPYPKEYVSNITLKTGENVLLRPIKPEDESLLVTFHKYLGEESIRQRYFSFLSLEKRASHDRLVRICFNDFDREIAMVAELIKNNHPEIIGVARLSRKPGLHEAHLTMLIQDPYHGKRLGSQMLSNLIEIAKKEKIKIIVADVLKDNSGMLHILGKLGFERVSKPAEDILRMVLNL, from the coding sequence ATGGAAAATAAATCTAGCCCTGATCAATTCGACCCTTCGCAAAACTTTTTAGAACCCTCGTTCCAGCCGCTTGATCCTCTTTTTAAACCAAAGTCGATTGCTTTAATTGGAGCTAAAGATGACATTGGAAGTGTTGCAAGAACTATTTTGATTAACCTCACCTCCGCTCGGTTTAAAGGGCCTATTTATCCCGTTAACCCTAAACGAGAAGAGGTGTTAGGCCTTAAATGCTACCCCTCCATTGAAAGCCTGCCTATAGCTCCGGACCTTGCAGTCATTGTCACACCGGCTGTTACTGTCCCTAAAATAATTGCTGAACTTGGGCTAAAGAAAGTCCCTTCAGTGATTGTCATTTCAGCAGGCTTTAAAGAAATCGGCAGGAAAGGTGAAGCGCTTGAACAAGAGATAAAAAAGCTGATTAAAGCAAATAACATTAAGCTTATTGGTCCAAATTGTTTAGGCGTGATGAACCCAAGCGCTAATTTAAACGCTACCTTCGCAAAAGGGATGGCGTTAGATGGGTCTATCGCTTTTATTAGCCAGTCAGGGGCCATGTGCACCGCCGTTTTAGATTGGAGTTTTTCAGAAAGAATCGGGTTTAGCAGTTTCGTCTCGGTGGGCTCTATGGCCGATGTGACTTGGGGTGACTTAATCCATTACTTTGGCGATGACCCCAAAACAAAAAGCATCTTAATGTATATGGAATCTGTCGGAGATGCGAGATCTTTTCTTTCAGCTGCAAGGCAAATCGCTTTAGAAAAGCCTATTATTGTCATTAAGGGGGGAAGGTCTCAAGCAGCGGCCAATGCTGCCGCATCCCACACAGGGTCTCTTTCCGGCAGCGATGATGTTTTTGACGCAGCTTTACTAAGAGCCGGCGTTCTTAGAGTTGAAACAATTTCCGAGCTATTTGACATGGCTTCGGCTTTATCAAGACAGCCTCTTCCTAAAGGGAATAAACTTGCGATTATCACAAATGCCGGCGGCCCCTCGGTTTTAGCTGTAGATTCCCTTATTTTAAACGGAGGGGCCCTAAGCCCTCTTGAGGAAGAAACAAAAGAAAAGTTAAATCAATTTTTACCTGCCGCTTGGAGTCATTCTAACCCTGTCGACATCTTAGGCGATGCTTCTTCTGAGCGCTACTTTAAAACCCTAGAGGTCGTTGTTAAGGATAAAACAGCCGACGGCTTGCTTGTGGTTCTATCGCCTCAAGATATGACAGACGCGCTTGGGATTGCAGCGTCTTTACGCCCATTTGCTGAAATAAAAGATAAGCCGATTATCACAAGCTGGATGGGAGGGGATTCTGTAAAACAAGGAGCGAGGCTATTAAATGAAACCGGTATTCCCAATTTTGCTTACCCGGATGATGCCGCCTGGTGTTTTGCTAAAATGTGGAGCTACAGCCATAATTTATCCCTTTTATACGAAACACCGGTTTCTCTTGGAATTGACAAAGAGTGGCTTGCTAAAAGAAAGAAAGGTTTGCAAATCTTACAAAAAGCAATTGATGAAAACCGATCCCTTCTTACAGAGTTTGAATCTAAGGAACTGCTTCAAATCTACGATATCCCGACAGTAAGAACCATTATCGCAAAAGATGAGACGGAAGCTATGAAAGCAGCTTCAGAAATTGGCTACCCGATTGTTGTAAAGTTGCACTCTGAAACCATCACGCATAAAACCGATGTCGGCGGCGTAAAATTAAATTTAAAAAATGAAAAAGAAGTTCAAGAAGCTTTTCTTGAAATACAAAATGGGCTTAAAAAAAGAGGGCTTGAAAAAGATTTTCAGGGCGTAACAGTACAAAAAATGATTTTAAATAAAGGTTTTGAGTTGATCCTTGGCTCGTCTACAGACCCGCAGTTCGGCCCTATTATCTTATTTGGGATGGGAGGGGAAATGGTTGAAATATTTAAGGATAGCTCCTTAGCTTTGCCCCCTTTAAATGAAAAATCAGCTGAAAAATTAATGGAGCAGACAAAAATCTATCAGGCTCTAAAAGGGTTCCGAGGCAAAAAAGCTGTCGATTTGGAAACCCTAAAACGCACTTTAATCGCTTTTTCTGATCTTATCTTGGATTTAAACCGCATCAAAGAGAGTGATATCAACCCTCTGATAGTCACTGAGGAAGGGGTTATTGCCCTAGATGCACGGTTTGTGTTGGAGGATAAGATAGTTAAAGACGAGGATTTACCAAAACCGGCCATTAGACCTTACCCCAAAGAATATGTATCAAATATTACTTTAAAAACAGGGGAAAATGTCCTTCTTCGCCCCATAAAACCGGAAGATGAGTCGCTTCTTGTCACTTTTCATAAGTATCTTGGCGAAGAAAGCATAAGACAGAGGTATTTTTCTTTCCTTAGCCTTGAAAAAAGAGCCTCTCATGACAGGCTTGTCAGGATTTGTTTTAATGATTTTGATCGAGAAATCGCTATGGTGGCAGAACTTATCAAAAATAACCATCCGGAAATTATAGGGGTTGCAAGGCTGTCTCGAAAGCCGGGCTTGCATGAAGCGCATTTGACAATGCTTATACAAGATCCCTATCATGGTAAAAGGCTTGGCTCTCAAATGCTCTCAAACCTTATCGAGATCGCTAAAAAAGAAAAGATTAAAATCATCGTCGCCGATGTTTTAAAAGATAATAGCGGCATGCTCCATATCTTAGGCAAGCTCGGATTTGAAAGGGTATCCAAACCGGCTGAAGATATTCTAAGAATGGTTTTAAATCTATAA
- a CDS encoding response regulator transcription factor — MYKPTILLIEDEEDIASLIKLQAEMSGYKLHVEVDGLNGLLAVKREKPDLVILDLMLPGQSGLDVCRKMKNDDDLKNIPVIMISAKSEEIDVVLGLELGADDYVTKPFSPKVLFSRVRAILRRAKEQEKTPKIVNFGYFVVEIDRYLVRKGEEPIALTLSEFGILKRLVLNRGKVLTRNQLLDDVQNDDAFIVDRNIDVHIAALRKKLGPNFKWIETVRGVGYRFKEED; from the coding sequence ATGTACAAACCGACCATCCTACTGATCGAAGATGAAGAGGACATTGCTTCACTTATTAAGCTCCAGGCTGAAATGTCGGGCTATAAGCTTCATGTTGAAGTCGATGGTCTTAATGGATTGCTAGCCGTTAAACGAGAAAAGCCGGACCTTGTTATCCTAGACTTGATGCTCCCGGGTCAGAGCGGTCTTGATGTTTGCCGAAAAATGAAAAATGATGACGATTTAAAAAATATCCCTGTCATTATGATTTCGGCTAAAAGCGAAGAGATCGATGTGGTTTTAGGCCTTGAGCTTGGCGCCGATGACTATGTGACAAAGCCTTTTTCCCCAAAAGTTCTTTTTTCTAGAGTCCGCGCCATTTTAAGAAGAGCTAAAGAACAAGAAAAAACTCCAAAAATTGTCAATTTCGGCTATTTTGTCGTAGAAATAGACCGCTATCTTGTAAGAAAAGGCGAGGAGCCGATAGCGCTCACTCTTTCCGAGTTTGGTATTTTAAAACGCCTTGTCTTAAATCGAGGCAAAGTTTTGACTCGTAATCAGTTACTTGATGACGTTCAAAATGACGATGCCTTTATTGTTGATAGAAATATCGACGTCCATATAGCGGCTCTTAGAAAAAAATTGGGCCCTAATTTTAAATGGATCGAGACTGTCAGGGGCGTTGGATACCGATTTAAAGAAGAAGATTAA
- a CDS encoding NFACT RNA binding domain-containing protein, whose amino-acid sequence MNRNSNKLNFSWLDMRNQLDLLKEEIEGAAFISIESIQEDVFLFHLKLKDSQKTFLVSLKEGFLRFHLSKRKGKELSFSHPLNRLIDQTLNTIKLSEKDRILTLETQDFTLYICLIPKRGNLHLIRRNLERLYSQKPNLPLSISITFIKNQDKLEPLPKVNLDEFYQIAEERNDFELKKLEALKRVEKTITGKRKLIDKLNKELNHCQTFDSIKHEADLIKANLYKIGKKAKEVEVYDWKKDATIILSLDPLIPLNEELKKRYEKAKRLERGIPQVLKKIEKEELVLSHLKENLEKIKSISSLKELKATQKPDIKKEPAIEIESRKGGVFKKFTSTEGFEILVGTSAKNNDRLTFTIAKGKDLFFHAAGTSGAHVIVKVGKQPPGPSTLDEAALLAIHFSKNKHSGKREVYETECKFVRKAKGKPGAVFLMQKKTRWINYDEVQAKLLIKDFNS is encoded by the coding sequence ATGAATAGAAATTCCAATAAGCTTAATTTTTCATGGCTAGACATGAGAAATCAACTTGATCTATTAAAAGAGGAAATAGAGGGTGCCGCTTTTATTTCTATCGAATCTATTCAAGAAGACGTTTTCCTCTTTCACTTAAAATTAAAAGATTCTCAAAAAACCTTCCTTGTTTCTTTAAAAGAAGGTTTTTTGAGGTTTCATTTAAGTAAACGAAAGGGAAAGGAGCTCTCCTTTAGCCATCCTTTAAACCGGCTTATCGATCAAACGCTTAACACAATCAAGTTATCGGAAAAAGATCGTATTTTAACCTTGGAAACCCAAGATTTCACGCTTTATATTTGTCTAATCCCTAAAAGAGGGAACCTTCATTTAATAAGAAGAAACCTTGAAAGATTATATAGTCAAAAGCCAAACCTCCCGCTTTCCATTTCGATTACCTTTATAAAAAATCAAGATAAGTTAGAGCCTCTTCCAAAAGTAAACTTGGATGAGTTTTATCAAATAGCTGAAGAAAGAAACGATTTTGAGCTTAAGAAATTAGAGGCTCTTAAGAGAGTTGAAAAAACGATCACCGGCAAAAGAAAACTCATCGATAAACTAAATAAGGAGCTCAATCACTGCCAAACTTTTGATTCTATAAAACACGAAGCGGACCTTATTAAGGCCAATCTCTATAAAATCGGTAAAAAAGCAAAAGAAGTTGAAGTCTACGATTGGAAAAAAGACGCGACGATAATTCTATCTTTAGACCCTTTAATCCCGCTTAATGAGGAGCTAAAAAAACGCTATGAAAAAGCTAAGCGTTTAGAAAGAGGCATTCCCCAAGTCCTAAAAAAAATAGAGAAAGAAGAATTAGTCCTCTCTCATCTAAAAGAAAACCTTGAAAAGATAAAATCAATTTCTTCCTTAAAAGAGTTAAAAGCCACTCAAAAACCGGATATAAAAAAAGAGCCTGCCATAGAAATTGAATCAAGAAAAGGCGGCGTTTTCAAAAAATTTACTTCAACAGAAGGCTTTGAGATCTTGGTTGGGACCTCCGCTAAAAACAATGACCGGTTAACCTTTACAATCGCAAAAGGGAAAGATCTTTTTTTTCACGCTGCCGGAACATCGGGGGCTCATGTCATTGTTAAAGTAGGAAAGCAACCTCCTGGTCCCTCTACCCTTGATGAGGCGGCTCTTCTTGCCATTCATTTTTCTAAAAATAAGCATTCGGGAAAAAGAGAAGTTTATGAGACGGAATGCAAATTTGTAAGAAAGGCCAAAGGAAAACCCGGAGCTGTTTTTTTAATGCAAAAGAAAACACGTTGGATTAATTACGATGAGGTTCAAGCTAAACTTTTAATAAAAGATTTTAATTCTTAA
- a CDS encoding acyl-CoA dehydrogenase family protein, which yields MDQKMGKKTTDVEDDAILAGRETNAGKRHALEVTEEAREKEWRNPSFGSKLFLGDFDESMLYPFPAQSEEDRAVGEAFVEKLSHFLETHLDPDEVDKTREIPEEVIRGLAEMGVFAMKIPKEYNGLGFSQTNYNRAVMKVASYCGATAVLISAHQSIGVPQPLLMYGTEEQKKKFLPRFRKGDISAFALTEVDVGSDPARMSSEAKLSSDGSHYILNGTKLWCTNGTIADVIVVMAKTAPKIVGGKERTQISAFILDMDTPGIEVIHRCEFMGLGGIYNGMIKFTNVKIPKENLIAEEGRGLAMALATINVGRLTLPAACTGGAKQCLSVARRWGKKRQQWGLPIGQHEAGREKIAYMAATTFAMEAVTWLTSRWADEKKVDIRIEAAMAKLFCTEELWKIADMTLQLRGGRGFEKATSLKARGEEPYAIERGLRDCRVNTILEGSSEIMKLFLAREAMDPHLRLAKPLLNPKTGFMEKVKTGFKLLGHYALWVPKQWFSSFHSKPYNELGKLAPHYRFIENASKRLSRKLFLGMAKYQQNLEKKQLFLGRLMEIGTDLFVMGTTCSYAAYLANKGEDKKDAILLADYFCLLARRRIAARFDLLDDNDDRELNNVAKMVLDDKAKWLEEGIIWVGEKN from the coding sequence ATGGATCAGAAAATGGGAAAAAAAACAACAGATGTCGAAGACGATGCAATACTTGCCGGGCGAGAAACTAATGCGGGAAAAAGACACGCTCTTGAAGTTACCGAAGAAGCAAGAGAAAAAGAATGGCGTAATCCAAGCTTTGGCTCAAAGCTATTTTTAGGCGATTTTGATGAATCGATGCTTTATCCATTCCCCGCTCAAAGCGAGGAAGACAGAGCAGTTGGTGAAGCTTTTGTTGAAAAGCTTTCTCATTTTTTAGAAACGCATCTAGACCCTGATGAAGTCGATAAAACACGAGAAATTCCGGAAGAAGTCATTCGAGGGCTTGCTGAAATGGGTGTTTTTGCGATGAAAATCCCGAAAGAATATAACGGCCTCGGGTTTTCTCAAACCAATTACAATAGAGCAGTTATGAAAGTCGCCTCTTATTGCGGGGCGACAGCGGTTCTTATTTCAGCTCATCAATCAATCGGGGTTCCCCAGCCTCTTCTTATGTATGGAACAGAAGAGCAAAAAAAGAAATTTTTACCGAGATTTAGAAAAGGGGATATTTCAGCTTTTGCACTTACTGAAGTAGATGTCGGTTCAGACCCCGCAAGAATGAGTTCGGAAGCTAAATTATCCTCTGATGGGTCTCACTATATTTTAAATGGAACAAAGCTATGGTGTACCAATGGAACCATCGCAGATGTCATTGTGGTTATGGCAAAAACCGCTCCTAAAATAGTCGGGGGGAAAGAAAGAACTCAAATATCTGCATTTATTCTCGATATGGATACACCCGGTATTGAAGTGATCCATAGATGCGAATTTATGGGCCTTGGCGGCATCTATAACGGAATGATTAAATTTACAAACGTTAAAATCCCTAAGGAAAATTTAATTGCCGAAGAAGGCAGGGGCCTTGCTATGGCGCTTGCTACTATTAATGTCGGCAGATTGACCCTTCCTGCTGCTTGTACAGGCGGCGCTAAACAATGCCTCTCTGTTGCAAGGCGTTGGGGTAAAAAGAGACAGCAATGGGGGCTTCCTATCGGCCAGCATGAAGCAGGACGAGAAAAAATCGCCTATATGGCAGCCACGACTTTTGCTATGGAAGCTGTGACATGGTTAACAAGCAGATGGGCTGATGAGAAGAAAGTGGATATTAGGATCGAAGCTGCTATGGCAAAACTTTTTTGCACTGAAGAGCTTTGGAAAATTGCCGATATGACCCTTCAGCTTAGAGGAGGAAGAGGCTTTGAGAAAGCCACTTCTCTAAAAGCCAGAGGAGAAGAGCCTTATGCCATTGAACGAGGCCTTAGAGATTGTAGAGTCAACACGATCTTAGAAGGTTCCTCTGAGATCATGAAGTTATTTTTAGCAAGAGAAGCCATGGACCCCCACTTAAGGCTTGCAAAGCCGCTTCTTAATCCTAAAACCGGTTTTATGGAAAAAGTAAAAACAGGCTTTAAATTGCTTGGCCATTACGCACTTTGGGTTCCAAAACAGTGGTTTTCAAGTTTTCATAGCAAACCCTACAATGAACTTGGCAAGCTTGCACCTCACTATCGGTTCATTGAAAATGCGTCTAAACGTCTTTCAAGAAAATTATTCCTAGGGATGGCCAAATATCAGCAAAATTTAGAAAAAAAACAGCTTTTTCTTGGCAGGCTTATGGAGATAGGAACGGATCTTTTTGTAATGGGGACGACTTGCTCTTATGCCGCTTATCTTGCCAATAAGGGAGAGGATAAAAAGGACGCCATTTTACTTGCGGATTACTTCTGTTTACTTGCAAGAAGAAGAATTGCCGCTCGTTTTGACTTATTGGATGATAATGACGATCGTGAACTAAATAACGTTGCCAAAATGGTTCTTGATGACAAAGCTAAATGGCTTGAAGAAGGCATTATCTGGGTCGGAGAAAAAAATTAA
- a CDS encoding glycosyltransferase family 2 protein, translating to MTVGVAIITHNAKKHLPFCLPPLLRSGLNPKILLVNSSSQDGTVEEAKQMGVETLVIPRAEFNHGKTRNLACSYLNTDIVVMMTPDAYPQHDDFIEKLVDPILRKKASLTYARQLPHTNAKTLESFVRYFNYGEKSELRGLSSIRKKGSTAFFCSNSAAAYSKEALDSVGGFQDVLLGEDTLACAHLILKGHSVAYVADAIVKHSHSYTLKDEFKRAFDTGLARASYDLPKLKSIRSLGYLYLIEMLKFLKKEKPSLIPYGMMHLTAKTLGYLIGSKSKDAPLSLKKRLSSQDFYWS from the coding sequence ATGACAGTCGGTGTCGCTATCATCACACATAATGCAAAAAAGCATCTTCCCTTTTGTCTGCCACCTTTACTTAGATCGGGGCTTAACCCAAAAATACTCCTTGTCAACTCTTCCTCTCAAGACGGGACAGTCGAGGAAGCAAAGCAAATGGGGGTTGAAACGCTTGTCATTCCAAGGGCTGAATTTAATCATGGCAAGACAAGAAATCTTGCCTGTTCTTATCTCAATACAGACATTGTGGTCATGATGACACCCGATGCCTACCCTCAACATGATGATTTTATAGAAAAATTGGTGGACCCTATCCTTCGAAAGAAAGCAAGCTTAACTTACGCTAGGCAATTGCCTCATACCAATGCCAAAACCCTTGAATCATTTGTCCGATATTTCAATTATGGGGAAAAAAGTGAACTTAGGGGTTTGTCCTCTATAAGAAAGAAAGGCAGCACGGCATTTTTCTGCTCCAACTCGGCAGCTGCTTACTCAAAAGAGGCGCTTGATAGCGTAGGAGGATTTCAGGATGTTTTACTTGGAGAAGATACTTTAGCTTGCGCTCATTTAATCCTTAAAGGGCATTCTGTTGCCTATGTTGCCGATGCTATTGTCAAACATTCCCATAGCTATACCTTGAAAGATGAATTCAAAAGAGCTTTTGATACAGGCCTTGCAAGAGCCTCTTACGACTTGCCGAAACTTAAGTCCATCCGATCTCTTGGGTATTTATATTTAATAGAAATGTTAAAATTTCTTAAGAAAGAAAAACCCTCACTCATCCCTTATGGGATGATGCATCTAACCGCTAAAACACTTGGATATCTCATCGGCTCGAAATCAAAGGATGCCCCTCTTTCATTAAAGAAAAGATTGAGCAGCCAAGATTTCTACTGGTCTTAA
- a CDS encoding NAD-dependent epimerase/dehydratase family protein, with protein sequence MKILFTGGSSFTGYWFIKALQEKGHTVVAPLLRPLEEYQGQRLVRVKKLQDFADVRTHIPFGSPSFNQLIEEAGPWDLFCHHGAFVNNYKCPLFNYSHAMEQNTKNLEEVLRKLKEFSCKRCILTGTVFEADEGLGEKTKEAFSPYGLSKGLTWQIFRFLCKKIGLPLSKFVIANPFGPYEEDRFTTYLIKTWAKNEVAAVKTPFYIRDNVPVSLLSLSYAYFAENKKHKLSPSAYAEPQSAFALRFASEMKKRLPLSCLLTFAEKQTFEEPKKRIACHKVMDYNLGWSESKAWDELANWYRQEFLN encoded by the coding sequence ATGAAGATTTTATTTACCGGCGGAAGCTCTTTTACGGGGTACTGGTTTATCAAAGCGTTGCAGGAGAAAGGCCATACGGTAGTTGCCCCGCTCTTAAGGCCTCTAGAAGAATACCAAGGACAGCGCCTTGTAAGAGTTAAAAAACTTCAAGATTTTGCGGACGTTCGGACCCATATCCCTTTTGGCAGCCCCTCTTTTAACCAATTAATCGAGGAAGCCGGGCCTTGGGATTTATTTTGCCATCATGGCGCTTTTGTAAATAATTACAAATGCCCTCTTTTCAACTACTCTCATGCTATGGAACAAAATACTAAGAACTTAGAAGAAGTTCTTCGAAAGTTGAAAGAATTTAGCTGTAAACGATGTATTTTGACCGGTACTGTTTTTGAAGCTGATGAAGGGTTAGGAGAAAAAACAAAAGAAGCATTTTCACCCTATGGACTATCTAAAGGGCTAACCTGGCAAATTTTTAGATTCCTATGCAAAAAAATAGGCTTGCCCCTTTCTAAATTTGTAATAGCAAATCCTTTTGGGCCCTATGAAGAAGATCGTTTTACAACCTATTTAATTAAAACCTGGGCAAAAAATGAAGTGGCGGCAGTAAAAACCCCTTTTTATATCCGTGATAATGTTCCGGTCTCTCTTCTATCGCTTTCCTACGCTTATTTTGCTGAAAATAAAAAACACAAATTATCTCCAAGTGCTTATGCGGAACCTCAAAGCGCTTTCGCTTTAAGGTTTGCTTCTGAAATGAAAAAAAGACTTCCCCTCTCATGTCTTCTCACTTTTGCTGAAAAACAAACTTTCGAAGAGCCAAAGAAAAGAATTGCATGCCATAAGGTCATGGATTACAACTTAGGTTGGTCTGAAAGCAAGGCTTGGGATGAACTTGCTAATTGGTATCGTCAAGAATTTCTAAATTAA
- the rfbC gene encoding dTDP-4-dehydrorhamnose 3,5-epimerase, whose amino-acid sequence MIFESLPLEGAFLIKDQPKLDERGFFSRIFCSEEFKKKGLQGNFIQANHSQSKKKATLRGLHYQLPPYSEEKLVRCIKGSIYDVILDIRPDSLTFGKSFGASLSPSNNLMMYVPKGFAHGFLTLEEDTEILYLVSMHYSKEKERGIRWNDPAFSIAWPFQPKVVSERDSSHHDFSSDTHLK is encoded by the coding sequence ATGATTTTTGAGTCTTTGCCTCTAGAAGGAGCCTTCCTTATTAAGGATCAGCCAAAACTTGATGAGCGTGGTTTTTTCTCCAGAATTTTTTGTTCCGAAGAGTTTAAAAAAAAGGGGCTGCAAGGCAATTTTATTCAAGCAAACCATTCGCAAAGCAAAAAAAAAGCCACCCTAAGAGGTTTGCATTATCAATTACCCCCCTATAGTGAGGAAAAATTGGTTCGCTGCATCAAAGGCAGCATTTATGATGTCATCCTTGATATAAGGCCTGATTCCTTAACTTTTGGAAAAAGCTTTGGAGCCTCCTTATCGCCTTCTAATAATCTAATGATGTATGTTCCTAAAGGGTTCGCTCATGGCTTTTTAACCCTTGAAGAAGATACTGAAATCCTATACCTCGTTTCAATGCATTATTCTAAAGAAAAAGAAAGAGGGATTCGATGGAATGACCCTGCGTTTTCTATTGCTTGGCCCTTTCAACCAAAAGTTGTCTCGGAAAGGGATAGCTCTCATCATGATTTTTCTTCGGACACACATCTGAAATGA
- the rfbG gene encoding CDP-glucose 4,6-dehydratase, which produces MIEEIRSFYKGKKVLVTGHTGFKGSWLTLWLTLLKADVTGFSLGNLEEPNLFSLLKLEKKIDHRVGDITHLAELEKLIQSVKPDIVFHLAAEALVFPSFQDPVKAFNVNAMGSINLLQALKGSDSKAALFITTDKVYENKNWDYGYREIDSLGGKDPYSASKAMSELAVRAYRESFKESMPALATARAGNIIGGGDFSKYRLLPDCFRSLSRKEPILIRSPNSVRPWLYVLDALFGYLLLGKKLIEQPNSFSDSFNFGPLEIKGVTAKELAQTVINLWGNGSWIQDPSFKENTKEMKTLRLSFDKAAEKLSWKPSFSWIDAVKETTRWYREFYDKGDVEEVSISQIESFYEQAAEIDLSFARSVLLK; this is translated from the coding sequence ATGATAGAAGAGATACGTTCATTCTACAAAGGAAAAAAAGTTCTTGTAACAGGTCATACCGGCTTTAAGGGCTCATGGCTCACTTTATGGTTAACCTTGCTAAAAGCTGACGTAACCGGCTTTTCGTTAGGAAATTTAGAAGAACCAAATCTCTTTAGTCTTCTGAAACTTGAAAAAAAAATAGATCATCGAGTCGGAGATATTACTCATTTAGCAGAGCTTGAAAAATTAATCCAAAGCGTTAAACCGGATATCGTTTTTCATCTGGCAGCTGAAGCCCTTGTATTTCCCTCTTTTCAAGACCCTGTAAAAGCTTTTAACGTCAATGCTATGGGCTCTATTAATTTATTGCAGGCATTAAAAGGGTCTGACTCAAAAGCCGCCCTTTTTATCACAACCGATAAAGTCTATGAAAATAAAAATTGGGATTATGGCTATAGAGAAATTGACTCTTTAGGTGGAAAAGATCCTTATAGCGCAAGCAAAGCCATGTCAGAGCTTGCCGTAAGAGCCTATAGAGAAAGTTTTAAAGAATCAATGCCGGCCCTTGCTACAGCAAGAGCCGGAAATATCATTGGAGGGGGAGATTTCTCAAAATATCGCCTTCTTCCCGATTGCTTTAGATCCCTTTCAAGAAAGGAGCCTATTTTAATTAGATCTCCAAATAGTGTAAGGCCTTGGCTTTATGTTTTAGATGCCTTATTTGGCTATCTTTTACTTGGAAAAAAACTAATAGAGCAGCCAAATTCCTTTTCCGATAGTTTTAATTTTGGGCCTTTAGAAATTAAAGGGGTGACAGCAAAAGAGCTTGCTCAAACAGTGATCAACTTGTGGGGAAACGGCTCTTGGATTCAAGACCCTTCATTTAAAGAAAATACAAAAGAGATGAAAACCTTAAGGCTTTCTTTTGATAAAGCGGCTGAGAAATTATCCTGGAAGCCTAGTTTTAGCTGGATCGATGCCGTAAAAGAAACCACACGCTGGTACCGCGAGTTTTATGATAAGGGTGATGTGGAAGAAGTTTCTATAAGTCAAATAGAAAGCTTTTATGAGCAAGCCGCTGAAATTGATTTATCATTTGCAAGAAGCGTGCTTTTAAAATAG